One region of Esox lucius isolate fEsoLuc1 chromosome 17, fEsoLuc1.pri, whole genome shotgun sequence genomic DNA includes:
- the LOC105017294 gene encoding plexin-A2 isoform X3, whose protein sequence is MGMETRLDIGQTYCSGTKGQTWSLTWWRLVLMSMSLVMDRGQSLSTFQSERTEWTLNHLSVHKTTGVLYVGAVNRIYKLSANLTLLVSHNTGPEHDNKACYPPLIVQPCSEPLASTDNVNKLLLIDYSHNRLLACGSLYQGVCKLMRQDDLFILVEPTHKKEHYLSSVNQTGTMYGVIVPLSQGQDGTLFIGTAVGGKQDYFPTISSRKLPRDPESSAMLDYELHTDFVSSLIKIPSDTLALVPRFDIYYIYGFASGNFVYFLTVQPEVPENGMPAGGSPGDLFYTTRIIRLCKGDKKFHSYVSLPVGCLHKGEEYRLLQAAHLSKAGKVLARSLNISAQDDVLFTVFTKGQKQYLEPLDSSALCVFTIRDINARIKERLQSCYQGEGNLELHWLLGKDVQCTKAPVPIDDHFCGLDINQPLGGSQLVAGLTLYTETKERLTSVTSYVYNGYSVAFIGTRSGRLKKIRVDGPPEGGVLYETLTVMTDGRPILQDMAFSLDYNSLYVMSDSQVTKVPVEACEQYGTCGECLSSGDPHCGWCVLINMCARRGRCERAEEPFRFATNNERCVKVISHPDSIAVSAHSVPLLLEVRNVPDLSAGVTCSFGAEMEVEGRVNGNRVMCLSPSGKEVPHIPEGQDWLGVELRLNSKETGQMLGSTEVKFYNCSMHQTCLSCVNSTFLCHWCKYRSLCTHDPSSCSFQEGRVNNSEDCPQLVRSGEILFPAGEVRPITLRARNLPQPQSGQRGYECVLHIQGTNHRVTALRFNSSSVQCQNSSYIYEGVKISDLAVDLSIVWNGNFIIDNPEKIKVNLYKCGAQRDSCGMCLRADRKFQCGWCSGEGRCTMRQHCPSISPYTNRWLHLSTRNVKCTDPRITEVTPLAGPPEGGTLVTIRGQNLGLSFSELVGNLEVAGVQCSPQEDGYITAEQIVCEMGSTPQGSSPGLVQLCVGECRPELRTRSSQLYSFVNPTMVELTPVRGPESGGTKVTIMGVNLGAGSSVNVTFGNQTCELYRRTMAEIVCFSAPSVTGAGQVLVSLSVDWAKVPGSLSFQYIEDPTVQRIEPEWSITSGHTALTVTGTNLDVVQEPRIRVKYAGHESINVCKVLNTTTIICFAPSLKAESTPEHESVKHVEEFGFVFNNVQGLLNYNNTNFIYYPDPYLEPLSLSGVLEQKPGSPIILKMWGFPPCCRGATWCPQHLEGRG, encoded by the exons ATGGGGATGGAAACGCGTTTGGATATAGGGCAGACTTACTGTAGCGGTACTAAGGGGCAAACATGGTCCCTGACGTGGTGGAGGTTGGTCCTGATGTCCATGTCACTAGTGATGGACCGAGGCCAGTCACTCAGCACCTTTCAGTCAGAGAGGACTGAATGGACCCTGAACCACCTGAGTGTGCACAAGACCACCGGTGTTCTCTATGTTGGTGCTGTGAACCGGATCTATAAGCTCTCTGCCAACCTGACCCTCCTGGTCTCCCACAACACGGGTCCTGAGCACGATAACAAGGCCTGCTACCCTCCTCTTATAGTGCAGCCCTGCTCGGAGCCACTGGCCTCCACTGACAACGTTAACAAATTGCTGCTCATAGACTACTCCCACAACCGCCTGCTGGCCTGTGGCAGCCTCTACCAGGGCGTCTGCAAGCTAATGCGACAAGATGACCTGTTCATCCTGGTGGAGCCAACCCACAAGAAAGAGCACTACCTCTCCAGTGTCAACCAGACGGGCACCATGTATGGAGTCATCGTGCCCTTATCGCAGGGCCAGGATGGCACCCTGTTCATCGGCACTGCCGTTGGTGGGAAGCAGGACTACTTTCCCACCATCTCCAGTCGCAAGCTACCCCGTGACCCAGAGTCCTCTGCCATGCTGGATTACGAGCTCCACACTGACTTTGTGTCCTCTCTCATTAAGATCCCCTCTGACACACTTGCTCTGGTCCCGCGCTTTGACATTTACTACATCTATGGCTTCGCCAGCGGGAACTTTGTCTACTTCCTGACCGTGCAGCCCGAGGTTCCAGAGAACGGGATGCCTGCTGGAGGTTCCCCCGGTGACCTGTTTTACACCACCCGCATCATACGACTCTGCAAAGGCGACAAAAAGTTCCACTCCTATGTATCTCTGCCAGTAGGCTGTTTACACAAAGGAGAGGAGTATCGCCTCCTACAGGCTGCCCACCTATCTAAGGCAGGGAAGGTTCTGGCCAGGTCCCTAAACATCAGTGCCCAGGATGATGTCCTCTTCACTGTGTTCACCAAGGGCCAGAAGCAGTACCTGGAGCCCCTGGACAGCTCAGCCCTGTGTGTCTTTACCATCCGGGACATAAATGCCCGTATCAAAGAGCGGCTGCAGTCCTGCTACCAGGGAGAGGGAAACCTGGAACTACACTGGCTCCTTGGAAAGGACGTGCAGTGCACCAAAGCG CCTGTGCCTATCGATGATCACTTCTGTGGGCTTGACATCAACCAACCCCTCGGGGGCTCCCAGCTGGTAGCTGGCCTGACGCTGTACACTGAGACCAAGGAAAGGTTGACCTCTGTAACCTCTTATGTCTATAATGGCTACAGCGTTGCCTTCATTGGCACCAGGAGTGGCAGACTGAAGAAG ATCCGAGTGGATGGGCCTCCTGAGGGGGGTGTGCTATATGAAACCCTGACCGTGATGACAGATGGTAGACCGATTCTCCAAGACATGGCCTTCTCTCTGGACTACAACTCTCTCTACGTCATGTCTGACAGTCAG GTGACAAAGGTCCCAGTTGAGGCTTGTGAGCAGTATGGGACCTGTGGAGAGTGCCTGAGCTCTGGGGATCCTCATTGTGGCTGGTGTGTCCTGATCAACAT GTGTGCTAGAAGAGGCCGGTGTGAACGAGCGGAGGAACCATTCCGGTTCGCCACAAATAATGAGCGCTGTGTGAAAGTTATCTCTCACCCAGACAGCATCGCCGTGTCAGCACACAGTGTACCT CTCCTGTTGGAGGTGCGAAACGTGCCTGACCTCTCTGCCGGAGTCACCTGTTCCTTTGGAGcagagatggaggtggagggcCGTGTGAATGGCAACAGAGTCATGTGCCTTTCCCCCTCGGGCAAGGAGGTCCCACACATACCTGAAGGACAAG aCTGGTTGGGTGTGGAGCTGCGTCTGAACTCTAAGGAGACGGGTCAAATGCTGGGGAGTACAGAGGTCAAGTTCTATAACTGCAGCATGCATCAAAC gtgtctgtcctgtgtgaaTAGTACTTTCCTCTGCCACTGGTGTAAATACCGTAGCCTGTGTACCCACGACCCCTCCAGCTGCTCCTTTCAGGAAGGCCGGGTCAACAACTCAGAG GATTGCCCCCAACTGGTTCGCTCTGGGGAGATTCTGTTCCCGGCAGGGGAGGTGAGACCCATTACCCTGAGAGCCCGGAACCTTCCCCAACCCCAGTCTGGACAGAGGGGATATGAGTGTGTGCTCCATATCCAGGGAACCAACCACCGTGTTACTGCCCTGCGCTTCAACAGTTCTAGTGTGCAATGCCAGAACAGCTCG tacATATATGAGGGTGTGAAGATCAGTGACCTGGCGGTGGACCTCTCCATCGTTTGGAATGGCAATTTCATCATTGACAATCCTGAGAAGATTAAAG TGAACCTGTATAAGTGTGGCGCCCAAAGGGACAGCTGTGGCATGTGTCTGCGGGCGGACAGGAAGTTCCAATGTGGCTGGTGCAGCGGGGAAGGCCGCTGCACCATGAGGCAGCACTGCCCATCCATCAGCCCCTACACCAACCGCTGGCTGCACTTGTCTACCAGGAATGTTAAGTGTACCGACCCGCGCATCACAGAG gtGACCCCATTAGCAGGGCCTCCAGAGGGGGGAACCCTGGTCACCATCCGAGGCCAGAACCTGGGCTTGTCCTTCTCAGAGCTGGTGGGGAACTTAGAGGTAGCAGGGGTACAGTGCAGCCCACAGGAAGACGGTTACATCACTGCGGAACA GATTGTGTGTGAGATGGGCTCTACGCCTCAGGGAAGTTCACCTGGTCTAGTCCAGCTGTGCGTTGGTGAATGTAGACCAGAACTACGCACTCGGTCGTCCCAGCTCTACTCTTTTGTG AACCCTACCATGGTGGAACTGACCCCTGTCCGAGGGCCTGAGTCTGGGGGTACTAAGGTTACCATCATGGGGGTGAACCTGGGGGCTGGGAGCAGTGTAAATGTTACCTTTGGAAACCAGACCTGTGAGCTCTACAG ACGGACCATGGCGGAGATTGTATGTTTCTCTGCTCCCTCGGTTACTGGAGCCGGTCAGGTGCTGGTCAGCCTCAGTGTGGACTGGGCCAAGGTTCCGGGGAGCCTTAGCTTTCAGTACATTGAGGATCCCACAGTCCAGCGTATCGAGCCAGAGTGGAGCATCACCAG TGGGCACACTGCCCTGACAGTGACTGGGACCAACCTGGATGTGGTGCAGGAGCCAAGGATTAGGGTCAAGTATGCTGGCCACGAGTCCATCAAT GTATGTAAGGTGCTCAACACCACCACGATAATCTGCTTTGCTCCCTCCCTGAAGGCAGAGAGCACACCAGAGCATGAGTCAGTAAAACATGTGGAGGAGTTTGGTTTTGTCTTCAACAACGTGCAGGGCCTGCTCAACTACAACAACACAAACTTCATCTACTACCCTGACCCTTACCTGGAGCCCCTCAGCCTGTCTGGAGTGTTGGAGCAGAAACCTGGCTCACCCATCATACTCAAG ATGTGGGGTTTCCCTCCGTGTTGCAGGGGCGCAACCTGGTGCCCTCAGCATCTGGAGGGGCGAGGCTGA